The genomic segment AGACAACTTTATTGTTAATTCGACTAACATGCTAGTTCTTTTTTCTCAAGTACAAGTTTATGGGATGTTGATGTGGCAGTCTATATTCTCACCAAGCTAGTGAGGAACCAAAAGGCCATGGTGTATATACTGCCTGCAGCCACTCAATGTACAAATGTGATATTTGAATACAgaggaaagaagaatgaaaagaaagatgaagaaattGAGAAAAGCCTTTGCAAGAGATGACTCTGCAGAAAACATTGGGATTAGTTTAGAAATACTATCAAACTTGTGGATCTTCAACTCTTGTATTACTATTCCCATCATCACGTCAGGCTCAGCTGcgttgacaggaactggacttcAACATATGGAGGACCACAAGTTTCCCAGCCCTTTTAgagagaaggtgtgtgtgtgtgtgtgtgtggactcaTTAAACTGTGTCACAAATGGTTTGCTAAGTATCTGAGTATGTCTATGTGTGTAGAAAGTGTCGAATCTTCTTTCCATATCAGGCTCCTTTGCATTTCCTTGGAGGCAGTCCTTGTCACGCTATATCTATGGAAATAGGATACGGACTTTGGACTActttttcagtttcctttccTCAAGGCTCGGATATTTACTGATGGGGAAAAACTGTATTCAATTTTATCCTCCCCCTCCATTCACTTATATTTTATAATTCTTGCCCACTCTTCATCACTGTCGTTACaatttgcttttaattccacttaaaaaatctgaaaaagacaaaaaccatcTCTGCGATGCTATAAAAGTTCCCATTTTAAAAGCTAGAATTTTTAAAGTCATTGGGATTTCTCAGAGTCGTTCTAAACTAACATAATCCATGCAACAGCTTTTTAGTATTTCTGTAGGCAATGTTTCCATATAGTCCAGTCATATCCTTTTTTTATCTCCATAATATAATCTGGCCTGCTCAAGTTTTTCCAATATGGTGTTGTACTTAATCTGTGTAAACTGCTCCtaatatttgctttggtttaatcaTGTCCATCTAGAGAACATGTGTCCCCAAAACATGGGAGCAACTACTTGAGAAGCCATTGGGTGTGTTTACTTGACACAGTGTATTTTGTGGTCTCTTTTCTCCCAAGGCAGGCTCCTCATCCGATAGAAAAAACTTCACTTTTTTCTTAATTTGTGTCATTTCTGTGACCATCAAATTATGCTTCATAAGAGCAAGGCTTGCATTTACTGTTTTAAGAAGAGGGACGAGACTTTTAAAAGCAGGGGTGAGATATCTTACTGTCCTAGGACTTTGAACTCTGAAGCTGAGGATCCCTGGCTACATTTCTTTTTAGCACTACTAAAAGATCTGGTTTTCCTTGACAGTGTGGTTCATTGGAGAGAGCTAGAAATGGTGTCTAGAGAGAACTATGGTGGTTTTGCATTTTATTCTCTTTGTGCAGATGTTATTgtccattttgaaaagaaaagtccCACTTCAGGAGTGGTTTCTTTCACCTTTGTTCCCTTAAATTCAATatggtattttaatattttgggaCTAAAATGTTTTCCTGTGGATGGGCTCTTGACCTTCTGCTAATATTCGCTTGCTTTTGCATTCTCCTGATTGGCAAACACAAGTTGATAAGCTCACTTACCATTATAAGCCTGGGGTGCTTAGCATTGATTTTCTCCAATATATTTTCAGTTCATCTGGTTTTATCCCTTTGCAAAGTGCTCTCCTATGTCTTGATGAAAtactctggagaagaaaaatctgACAAACAGTAATCTTCCAAATAAAATCTGCCCTTGGGAACTTCCATAATGGAAGGCAGCATCTTCAAAGGGTCTGTGTTCACTTTGTGAATCTTTCACATGATTTACCTTTGAAACCTTGTAAACAGGTACAGTTGCCACTCAAGAATGTGAAGGCTAAAATTGTTGACATTTCAAATTGGAAAGGCTTTGCCAATTTTACTCCTCAAGATCCCGACTTTTAATGCTTTTATGGCACATgaatgaagagaaaggaaacgAGTAGGACAACAATGTATTGAGGATGGCAAGAGAAGCAAGCTAGTAGTTTCCCTGATGAATCGGGCAAAACAGGAAGCAGGAAGCTCGTGGAAATTCTTCAAAGGATgatagaaaaggaaggagagcataagagaggaaggaaaaaaaactgggaaGCTGACAAGTTAAAGGTGAATTGATCTGGGCAGGAAGGAAAACTCTAGACAGTTGATCACTAAGTCTGGCTGCAGGCTACAGTTAAACAAACTAAGCTTTGTATGGTATGAATGCTTCTGTATTGATCAGCAAAAGAGGTTTCCTAAGCATGTGCTGATAAAAGTAGGGGTTTGTTTTGTCTATACAGGAATGGCATAGAGACAACACTATTCCAACATGAGGAAAAGAAACCACTTGCCATATTAATGCCATTCTCATGTATGGTGATCACTGCAACATCTACAATGTAAGACTAACAGTTGAACTAAAATACATCCGAAACCCCGTACAATGCTGCTGCATTGACTGAAATGACAGTGGAGTTAACATAAGACTTTACGACAGCCACTTTCTTTGTAGTACTTCCAGAATGTGACTACATGCGCTATCACACATTGACTGACAACGTCTGGAGATATATCTCCATGTTTTTTTCAAGTTTCACATGTATCTGAGTTTAATTTATTGAAGACATAACAAATCACATTTTCcccaacaataacaaaaaccttTTAGACCCACACACTGCAGCAACTGTATTTTTCCACAACTGTCGTTGGCTGCACTCTCAAGTCATAACAGTGGAAGAAACCAAGCATCTATATTGTGCATGagtgtgtatatacatacactTCCACACAGCTGTGTGTTAATGTACGCTTTATGTCAATATAAAACATGCATACACATGTATacaaaaattaaatacattaCCTATCACTTTGTTGCCAAGGCAGTCTTCTTTTCAAAGGAGACAGACCCCCCTCCCTTTTGCTCTTTGTTCACTCATGCAGAAGTTACTATCACTCATAATAATGATCAACCACCATAAATAATACAGTTGGCTAAAAGTGAGGTGTTCCCACTGGGCAGATTTTTGAAGTTACAGTAATTGACAACCCTGTTTAAATCTTGGCCACCGTTTCGAGCTGCTTCTTTGAAGAAATCTACGTCTACTGATAGGCTTAGACTCAAAGGAATGGAGAGAGCCTCTGAACAGCACTTTTGCAGacctatttctttttctgtgcaaAGGCAATTTTGGCAATTGCTtcaatctaattttttttcctagttacAGTATGGTAGCCATAACTGTTTGCTTGGGCATTTGCAGGGAATCGAGGGTGCTCTAGAACCCTATGGGCAAATCATGCCATGTAAAGTAACAGAAATGTCACAGATATGCTATAGtaaatgcatgtatgcatgtatagtGGCTTATGCTAGCTtgtgtgactttttaaaagttcacatACGTAGACTAGGTGACACAAGTGAAGATCTTAAAACAAGGATTTACCATAGTAGTGCTAAAAAGAAACATCTCTCATAGTACAGTAAAATATAGTATGGAGCATGATAGTAAACAGTGCATACACCATAGTTCCCATGATGTTGTCTAGGAACTATGGAAGTACTCCAGGACTATCATGAATAAAATGACGCTAGTTGTCGTAGCTCTCTCTTCCGCCTATATATGGCTATATAGTCAAGAGATCTAGTATAGCACACTGGTGGTCACAGCATGCTTTGCTAGCCGGTCATAAGAGTATGCATTGTATAGTTCATTAGAACTAATCTGGGAATGTTATAGTAAAAGATATGTCTACAGTTTATACCAAACACCAAAACTAGCCAGCCTGTATAATTTTGGGGTTTTCTCTGTAAGTTTTACAAAtatacagtttaaaaacaaaaccaaaccaaacaaaacaaaaactaccCAAAAAAGGCTGTAAGTCCCCATGGCTGAAAGTTGTATACACGCACAATTAAAGTGTCTTGTTTAAACTTCTGAATTGTTTTGGCATTTTTAATAAAGTACATTATATTACAactgaaccaaaaaaagaaaatagaatcaGCTGTTGAATCATGTATTCTGATCCTTGCCACCCACCCCATCCCTCCCTAGAGAGATACAGAGAGGAAAGAAATCCCCCCTGCCCAATAACTCAATTTGTATTAGGAAGCTAACCAATAGGAAGCAACACAACAAGCGTGTGGTGTCAAATGGAGCTGACGAATCCTGCGCTTCGCATTAACAAGAACACCCTCCTTCGCTGGCTGGAGGTTCCTGGGGTTTGTCCAATTTGATGTCGATCACTGAGAAAAAGGGTTAAGGGAGACAACAACCACAGGAAGAGGCGCTTTTTGCTTATGTGGTGCGTGCAGTGGTTTGATGGAATTACTTGTCAATAACACGTACAAGTAAGAGGTCACACTCCTTAAATGTATCATAGAAGAACTTACTTTTTTCCAAGCTTCCAGAATCCCAATGCCAGCATTCTGGAAGATGTaatccagaaaagcaacttttctgtgGGCTTACTTTTTCAGATTTTATGTATGAAATACTTGACACATTTCTAAAATACAAATACGTACTAGGAAtgtaaaaacagacaaaattgCCTTATGCGGAGTCAGATCCTTTGCttgtctagctcagtggttcttaacctttgttactcggatgtttttgaactgcaactcccagaaaccccagccagcacagttggtggtgaaggcttctgggagttgcagtctaaaactcctgagtaacccaaggttaagaaccagtggtctagcttGTCATCAACTCTGGCTGGCAGAGGTTCCCTAAGGTTCAAGGTGGTAATTTTTCCTATCCCTACTTTGAAATTCCTACTATTGCCTTGTGTTTTCCTATCTAAGTTGTTAACCAGGTCCACCCAGGAGGTATGATATAGTAGATAAGCCTAGAAGAATGGGTGACAAATTCTAGGATACAAAGAAGTAATGGTTTGCTGTCACacaagtcccccccccacacccaatTTACACTCAACACATTGATACTTCCATTTGCAATGACCCTACTCTGATGCAGGAGTTGGTTTGACAGCAATAGTTTTGCTGTCCACCCCTATAGGATAAATTTAGTAACGGAGGTAAACATatatcatgtttttattttttggacccTGGATAGAGGTTAAACTGGATATCCCTCAAACAAGATAAAACCTGCCCTATGCCTAATCACACGTCTTTGTCTCCTCTTTTTGCACTGAATGAAGGCCgaactattgttgtttagtcgttaagtcatgtccgactctttgtgaccccatggaccagagcacgccaggcccttctgtcttccactgcctcccagggtttggtcaaattcatgttggtagcttcattgacactgtccaaccatctcgtcctctgtcgtccccttctcctcttcccttcacactttcccaacatcagggtcttttccagggagtcttctcttctcatgagatggccaaagtattggagcctcagcttcaggatctgtacttccaatgagcactcagggttgatttccttcagaatggataggtttgttctctttgcagtccagggggactctcaagagtctcctccagcaccacaattcaaaagcatcaattcttcagctgtcaaccttctttatggtccagctctcactctcACAGGCTGAACTATATGGTAGGGATATTCCATCATTACATCTAAAATCACACCAGTGTTCAAGAGATGTGATTTAGGCAGCCCTATGTGACTGAGAAATTGACTTGCCAAGGAAGCCCAAAGACCAGTCACAGAACAAagccagctacagtggtgcctcgctagacagttaccctgcatgacagttttttgctagacattggctttttgcgatcgctatagcgattcgcaaaacagtgattcctatggggggatttcgctggacaatgtttggtccctgcttcgcaaaccaattttcgctagacaacaattttgagagctccctccacactcgcaaaatgggtgttttcgggacctaagcttcgcaagacagtgatttaaacagctgatcggcggttcgcaaagcggctttcctatggccgatcttcgctagacaatgacaattcttccccattggaacgcattaaacaggtttcaatgcattccaatggggaaacgcttttcactagacaatgattttgctaaacagcgatttcagtgcaatggattatcattgtctagcgaggcaccactgtactttacaaACTACATAACTACATAACTACAAAATGCTCTCACTCATAACTCAAAAGCTCTTGCTCTAATCACATGCTAtcagcagttaaggaatttaCTTTTCTAATGACAGGCTATCTGTGATGTACAGACTGGTCCGATGGTGTTGGGGGGAAAGTCAATCATGAGTGAACTGCCAGCGATGCATTTCTTCTAAAGGTTCACGGATTTCTAAAGAACAGACAGCAGAGGTCCTTCCTGAAATTGCCAGATTATCTAACAAACACATCTGAAAACACCCAAGTCAATCAAAGCATCCGGATCATTCTGCATGTCACTCTTTATGCCACTATCTTAAATGACTAGAAACGGTTCACTCAACAGGCAAATAAAGACTTGGGCTGAAATCTTGTCCCCCAGAGCAGAGAATTCAGCCCTGAGGGCTCAAAGAGATGACATCACACTCCATCTTCCTTAACTAGTGACAGTCTggtctctcctgctgtgcacagcAAGTGCAAAGCCCAGTCTGTGCTCTCTGCATGTGGTGCTGACATATGTAATATATATCAAACTCATTCCAGCCCCCCAAGGGAGCTGATGTTTTCCAGCACAAAAGGCAGCAATTAGACTGGATGGGCTGCTGTCGGTCACATCCAGACACTCTCTTCTGCCACAATGGTTCACAGGCGCCAcgtcactttttttctctttcttccagacTGGCACTTGCTGCCGCTGAATGTCGCCTCTGGGACAATcaggaagaaataaaaggcaGGCTCAGCAGTTGTGCCCCTGCACACCCAGCCCATAACTAAGTGGAAGAGAGGAGCAGTTTGTACAATCACCTGCTTCCCCCCCGGCCCATATAATTTAGGGAGCGCAGGACTGGGTACTGTATTTCCCTAGCAACCCATTTCTCCAGCCTCCCAAACTGTAGGGTTAAAAGGCCTGTTATGGAAAAGGCTATGAGAGAAGACACTTACTTTTAAGTTAAACTCATGTGGCTGGAATTCTATGCATATCCACACCACTTCCAGAGTTAAGACAACAGCACTGAAGAATTGCTGCAAGTCAAGAGTTCAATGACAGGCTTCTGTGATAACCTCTCTCATCACATGCTGAGTCACCTCACAAATGTGTGATGGGAAATACCAAGTTAACTTCAAGCAATTTGGATTCTAGGCAATGTATGTAATGTTATCAGATAATGCAATGCAGTTATATAGGAAGAGACACAGAGGAATAGGGCGAGTATCGCCCCACTGAGACTTAAGAGACTACAGCTGTGTACATATAGCTGTGTGGTActgcacatgctttgcatggcAAAGGACACAGGTTCAGTCCTTGGTATGTCAACAGGGTCAGGCAAGAAGGCCGCCTTGTCAACACTAACTGGGCTAGACACAGTAAGGAACTGACTCTGGACAAGGCAGCTTTCTAGATTTCTATTGCTACAGAACTACACTACAATAGAACTGAAACTTAACAAGGAGCAACTCCTCTCCTTTTGTGATGTAACTGCTTAATTATAGGGTATGGCCCCTGCTGCCTCACAAAATGATAGAGACAGAATATTGTGTGCTTCAAATGCTGTAGCAGTATGCTAGATGCTGAGATGAAGACAAGTTGGGAGtcatgtactgtattctgtaccACAGGCCAGCAGTTTCTAGCATTcaggtaggatttttttttaaaagaaagcaaccaGAATTTACTAATTTAGTTACTTTGGAGAAATAGGCAagcagacactttttaaaaaatcctaactATAATAGGAAGTAGCTATTGTTTGGTCCGGGAACTGTAACAGCAACTTTCTTTTCAAATTGCACTTTGTTAGTTCTGATCCAGACTAATgtattttggtgatttttaaaaataaagttggtGTTATAACCCAGGCTTCTACAGCCACCGGGCATGATGGAAACTCTGATCAAGAGCATATCTAAATCACATTTCCATCAATGCAGAATAGTTATTCAGGGCAGAAGGGACATTTATATGGACTTTCCTGCCTAACCCAAGCAAGGTAATGTTGAGCAGCATGGCATGATCTGTCACTGCTTGGCAAACATTCTCCATGCAACCATTATTCTCTGCTTCCTGCCAGCCCTAGGGACAGAGGGAAGTCATTACTGCAGTGTTTAATTTAGAAACCATGACTTTCTCTGCAATAAATAAAAGTTAATTGGCCTATATTCATTAGTACTTTTCTAGGCTGATGTATTCATTTTGTGCAGTCATTCAGTAGTGGAGAACTAAGGTTATGGTTCAACGAGAGCATTGGTGTcacatagagtcatagaataatggagtcagaaggggcctgTAATGCCATTCagtcaaccccctgctcaatgcaggaatccaaattaaagtatatctgacagatggttgtccaattttctcttgagcaCATCCAAAATTggggcactcaccaactcccgaggtaactgggtccactgtcatactgctctaactgttaggaagtttttcatgatTTCAACTGAAATCTAACTTACTGCattttgagcccattgttgtgcatcctgccctctgggatgatcaagaacaaattctgaccctcctctgtatgataatctttcaaatatctgaaaagtgctatcctatctcccctcagtcttcttttctcaaggctaaacatgccaagttcatTCAGTCTTTACTCtcaaggtttggtttccagtcccctgatcctcctctcctcctcattcACTTAGAAGGAAATCACTTATTCATTCTTCTTACAAGCCATCTACTTGCTAGACAACATTAATGTTTAATATGGACAAATCCTGCATTGTAGCACAGGAGACCATTAACCAGAACAGAATCAAGGTTAAACAGTTAAACAATTTGGTTAACATAGCAATTAGGTTAAACAATTAACAGGCAACACagcagaaacaaagagaaaacaacacCCTGTGTAGGGCGACTACATAGGTGTTTAGCCTGTAGTTTGGTTCCCTGCGGGAATAGGCTGGTTCACTCCCAAATATGGCAATGATATGACACCTTTGCTAGAGTGAAACAGCCTGCCCCCAGAACTTTCCCAACCACACCTTTCTGACCCCTGTTGAAGCTTCTCCTTTTCTGGTGAGGagaggattgctctgttttggttcatttccagcacatgtgatcactggaaatgaaccagaaAGGAGCCTTCCACTCTCAGTTTGCCATACTgagaagtggcttaagaagagagccacctCAAGATATTGGCAAAATAAACATTGTCTCTGCAGAAATCTCAACAGGAGGAGAACTGCTTCTACTGGATCCTCTCAGATCATGAATGGTAAACGGTTATATGAGAAATAAGCAGCTTCTATTCATCAACAAAGGATACTCCCTTCTTTGCTCTTCTCTTGAACACTCTCCATTCCTGGCAGAGCTGAAGCAACGCGTCGGAACAGCTATAGTGATGTGTAGAATGGAGGACAACACAGGAAGATAGAAAGATGGGTCAAGAAGCAAGAGAAGAAATCAGTGCTCTATACCTAGGTATTTATAGTTCAAACGTAGAACGAACTTTTGGAAACATCGTAATTGTAGTGCATATGACACTAATGAATTACGTGATGAGGCCTCAATCTTCTTCCATTTATATATCAGTCTGAGAGAACAAGAATTAGAGCTATTTGAGCAGGATTCAATGGAAAGGCTTTTCAAAGGTGTCTCTGAAAACAACAATTACTTCAGAGTATCATTCCAGTTTTGCCGATTCAAAGCAGCTTGACTTGAGAAGTAGCTCATTACAACCCAGATCCCTGGAGACAATGAACTTTGCACAAACCATGATGACTGGAAATATACAGGCCTGAATTTAATTGGTGGTctaaactagagtaggcctattgaatcaacagTATTTACATATGCACTGACCTGCCATTCAGCAGTTGAGTCAATGGACCTCTTCTACTTGGGACTACCAACCAGACTCTGTACCTCTTGGTAGAGTACGAGTGGCGCTGCTTCATCTTAGAGCTGCTGGTTGCTAAATAATATTTTCACCCTCACACAGCAGCCTACCTGGCCCATGTGCCAATGGTAAAACAGACACTTGTTGGGTTGTTTTAATATGTACACAGGTCCCCCTGTAGGGGAAAGTTGTGGCACACAAACTGGACTAACCTATCTGCCTAGAGTGCTGACAGATGATGCTCATCCACGAACAAAGCCATCTTACCTGTTTTACATTGTATCCTGTCTTTGCACTTGTCTCAATAAACATGACATTCAGCTCTTTAGCTCTTTGTTCCCCTTCTTCAATGGTTATTTGCCTAGGATCAAGACATGGACAGGAAAGGAAAATAGTAACTCTCTCTGTGCCACTGGGGGAAGTGGGATTCACTAAAATCTCTGggaatgggaggaaaaaaatgaggGATAGGAAAAAAAGTTGTAATAATGCCACCAAACTATAAGCCCTTGTATTTAACAATGCACAAGGGACTCAGTACTGGTCAATAAAACAGGAGTTATCACTCTGGGACATCTGTTCCTACGGCAGCAGGAGACAATATAGCTCTTCTATCCTTTTGTGAACAATTGCCCACTTTTCTAGTTTCTATGCCTGGAAGAATTTTAGCCATCATCATTTCCCACCAGAAACTGCAACTCTTCCATTTATCTCATTGTATGTACTTACCTCTTGTCTGCAAGATCTGTTTTGTTGCCCACCAACATAATGATGACAtcacttcctctttctgttcTGACATCATCGATCCATTTGGATGTTTGTTGGAAGGAGTTGAGATCTATGAGCAAGATGAGAAATAAGGAAGCTGGGTGCCAGACATAACAAAGGGTGATTATTCTGATGTCTCATAAGCAACTAAGGAGCTAGTACCACAATAAGGCAAATATATATTTCCTCTTCATATAGTGTTAGCTCTCTAGGTCTGTAACATCTTAAGTGCTATATGCCCGAACCATTAAACACGGAAACAAAACTGTGTCATTGTCTCCTAAATTACCAGTTACAAAACACGTAAGTTTATTTCCAACATATAGACAGATGCAAGCTCATGTTAGAATAGACAGCCTTTTTCCTCTTAAGGGCAGGATGGTTCTAGATATGAAATCTAGAATCTTTCACCTAGTGAGGTTCTGAGTTTCATAGTTTTTTTAACCAAATATTATGACCAATTACAAAAGAGAGTAGGGAATGCCTATTGAGTTTTTGAATGAATCTGGAATGGTTTTCGTGTCAAATCAACATGTGTACAGAACCCTCCTAAAATAATCTGGTGGACTGCTATGCCCAACATTTCCGGCAAGCATGGGTAAGGACAGGCTAGTGTATAAATTCACAGAGTGTCAGGGCtttgtcagtctctctctctcttttaaacacTTGATAGTGACATAAGATGGCCCTGATACAATATAGTGCAATACTTCCCTGAATGCAATACAATATAGTGCAATACTTCCTGAATGCCTTTTAACATCTGAGCTATGTTAAGTGGGAAGACTGaaaatggagagaagggagaCTTGAATCCAAATGTAAACCATGACAGTAGatgctgaggaagaaaaacaggatgacagaagacaaccaaatggaaaacaaaagaaaagctgctaaaacaatgattcccaaccttaggttcccagatgttcttagactgaaaCTACAATTTTCATTGCATATGcttttttcacctttttttaGGAGGGGGTCTTTGCTCCAATTAGCTTGCTTTAGTTAGTGACTGGTCATTGGGAGGAAAACATGGCCTTTATCcacaagtctgattgctcaggcacatGGGTCTGTCAAACATTTTATCATTTTCCGATTAATGAAATCAGCATCTCTCATGTAGTTTAACCATTAGACTGGAAAGGCCTAGGTTAAAATTCTCTTTCAGCTGCAGAGTTCATTTGTTGATGcctgtccagtgaaaacataccCTGA from the Pogona vitticeps strain Pit_001003342236 chromosome 3, PviZW2.1, whole genome shotgun sequence genome contains:
- the RAB6B gene encoding ras-related protein Rab-6B — translated: MSTGGDFGNPLRKFKLVFLGEQSVGKTSLITRFMYDSFDNTYQATIGIDFLSKTMYLEDRTVRLQLWDTAGQERFRSLIPSYIRDSTVAVVVYDITNLNSFQQTSKWIDDVRTERGSDVIIMLVGNKTDLADKRQITIEEGEQRAKELNVMFIETSAKTGYNVKQLFRRVASALPGMESVQEKSKEGMIDIKLDKPQEPPASEGGCSC